CTTGGTGCAAGTCGAAGCAGATCCGCATTCTCTTATGCACCAGTTTGTATTTGTGGCGTTATTCATTGGATTGATGATTGAATGCTCTCAAAAGCACTATCTTAATACATCATCTTGACAATGCTATTGTTGtagaaatgagtttttttgttttcaggaaTCTTATTCATATAAATAGTCATACACATAAGTTTGCTAATAATATTTCACTGATGACCTCATATTACGCGTATTTATCAGCAATCTTTAGCAGACGATCACACAGTTCGAGTGGCTTGGAGAACATTGGCATATGATCTGCATCTTTGATCTCTATCACTTCTTCAACAGGGAAGTTATCGATTATCCATCGCTGGAGCTCTTCGGTTAATCCCTTGCCCTCTTGGCATACAATGTACACACGAGTAACTGAACCATATCCTTCCTCCGTTAAGCTTCCTGTACCCGTCAGGTTTCTGGTAACTGCCGGTCCAACTCTCACCAATGTTTTGGCCAATTCAAAATCCTAACTTAATCAACAAAAGATTCATCAAAAACGTCCCTTGTAGGATTTtgaaccggaaaaaaaaaacagagtattttttGAGTCTTACTTCGACTGGAGAAAGTTGATACATCTTCTTGGCTAAGTACTTAGTTCCAAGAAGAATAGTGGTTAGAGGACGATCATTTGTCCTATATGTCCCAAACTCCATATTCATCCGGTCTTCTTCCAAAACACTTCCGAGATACTGCCATAGTATAGTTGCACCAGGTTAATTATTAGTTCAATCCTCCTTTATATTATGGCTAGTATTTACTAAAccatattataaacaaaatacaGAGAGAATAATATTGTTCTGTTCCAATAAAGTGATGACAATACATAAGCAATTCCCAAGTTAACCATTTcgaaatcaatataattaatCGGTTTCTGATGTACCTTTTCGAAAACGTAAGAAGGTGGATTCGTTGTGTCGGGCATGAAAGAGGTAATGAAGACAGCAACAGAGATCTTACTAGGAAACATGTCCGCTGCAAGAGCAACCGATATCCCTCCAAGGCTATGCGCGACCAGGACAACCTTTTCATCCGAATCAAGCGAATCAAGAACCTCAAGCAATGGTTTAGTGTAATCCTCCAAAGTCTGAATTTCTTCCAGTTTGCTCATGTTCAAACCAGAAGCCGTTAGATCAACAAGGGTCACACAGTGGCCTGAATCTTCCAGCACCGGCTTGACCTTGTACCAGCACCACGCGCCGTGGCAACCGCCGTGAACAAGAATATAGTGCTTCATGTTCTCTTCCTTACTGATTGCTTCTTTGTTTGCTTTCTTCTATTAttgtggttgtgtttgtggttctGCATTTATGGTTGGGGACAACAATTTCAAATGTCACTTTCCAATAATGGTTGGAATAGTTAATTTTTTGGACTCGttagatataaatataacaaCCTCGTGCCtaaattcaaagttttttttcactAGGAGCAAAAAGAAGTCGTTGTGTCCTTTTTACATTACAACGACTAGGAGCTGATATAGTGTTAAACCAGCACAGGGTTATGTTTGTTTAGTGTAGGTGTTGTGTTCTTGAGTTCCACCAAAGATAAAAAGCCAAATCctatttacaattattttgttttggttgaacTTGAATGATGGAATGTGATAGTATCGTAATGGAATTGTGTTACTATTTTCTTCAGTTACGTGTTGAATTGGTTTGATTAAATTTTCAATGCTTCGTCTACTCATCTGGACATTAGGTGTTATtcttataaaatctttttttttttttttaattctcaaaaATCTTATTTCATATTCCATATAGGATATACATACTGTATATTCTTTAAAAGACGATCAGTCCATTTCATAGTCCATACAGGATATACATATAGATTCTTTGTTTTAGGCATATTTATCAGCAATCTTAAGAAGACAATCACACAGTTCAAGTGGCTTGGAGAACATTGGCATATGATCTGCATCTTTGATTTCCATCACTTCCTTAACCGGAAAGTTTTCGATAATCCACCGTTGATAATCCACACTTAAACCCTTATCTTCTCCGCAGACAATATACACACGATTGATAGATCCATATCCTTGTTCCGTTAAGCTCTTTGTCCCCGTCAGATTACTGGTTATAGCCGGTGTAACTCTCACCAACGCTTTGGCCAATTCGAAATCCTAACaatcaacacaaaaacaaaaaaaagattcttcaaGAAAAAGTAAGGTCACCAATTGGGTCAATACAAAATCGgataaattcttttgttttttgttttagtaagaAACAGAGCATTTTCTTGAGTCTTACTTCGATAGGAGAGAGCAAATACATTTTCTCCAAGTACTTAGGTCCAAGAAGAACAGTCATTAGAGGACGATCATTTGTTCCGTAGCTCccaaactccaaattcatccgttCTTTTTCTGAAATGGTCCCAACATGCTGCGTTTCCAACCACATCTTAAAGTTTAAAcgtgacaaataaaaaaaaaaaaaatcgtttctaTGTGAATATTGTATCCTATGTACCTTTTCGAACACGTATGAAGGTGGATTCTTAGTGTCGGGCATAAAAGAAGTTACGAAGACAGCCGCAGAGATTTTACTAGCAAACATGTCGGCTGCAAGAGCAGCTGGTATACCTCCGAGGCTATGCGCGACGAGGATTACTTTATCATCGGAGCCAAACGAGTCAAGAACATTGAGCAAAGGCTTAGCGAGATCCTCCAAAGTCTGAATCTCTTCTACTCTGCTCACGTTCACACCAGAAGCCGTCAGATCAACAACCGTGACACGGTGGCCCGAACGTTCCAGCAAAGGCTTCACCTTGTACCAGCACCAAGCGCCGTGGCAGCCTCCGTGAACAAGCACATACtgcttcatcatcttttttccttctttagtgagtgtctcttttttttcactttttggagtgtgtgtgtgtggctgAAGTGATGATTTATCCTATTTATAAATAGTAAGACTTGTCGACATTATCGATGTCTTTGTATTACAAATCAACCACtcttgtgttttgtggtgtatAAAATTAAACGTCGTTTCCAACCACATCTTAGCTATACGAAACGTCTTTGTCAGGTGTcaaaataaggaaaagaaaacttttttttttcttttttgtcaaataggaaaagaaaactcaaatccATATATTGTTCAGTGAGATAAAGTGGAATTCTCATTGAACCACAGAGTGAAATGTTAAGTAACAAATCCAAAGAGTGCATTTTTAAGTAACAAACCCAAAGAGTGCATTTTTTAAGTAACAAACCCAAAGAGTGCATTATTAAGAAACAAACCCAATGACTGCATTTTTAAGTAACAAATCCAAAGACTAGAGATGAGAGTTTGGAAGAAACAAATCACtagacaaaataaattaactttttCCTTAATTTCTTATTTGGTCTGTTTACTGGAAATGTCAATGAgctttttttttccgtttggACTACGTTTTGTATATTCCACTCCACTTAATCGTAGTTGTGACCTAATTCAATAGTAGAAAAGATAACAATAACAaatgtgaaaattttaaaaaatctaaatggGGCGTTTCGCTTTGCCGCAATAAAGAACGTTAAGAGGCGGTTCAGCTTCAGTGTAGAGAGACTTCTCATCGTTCCAAACACGAACGTACAGCTCTTGTCCTAAATACCTCCTTGACCATATCTGTGACCTTAGATTCCACATCCCTTTGTTATCCAATGACACCAATATGCTCGTCCACGATAACGGATACACCTACACACACCCAACCGCATNNNNNNNNNNNNNNNNNNNNNNNNNNNNNNNNNNNNNNNNNNNNNNNNNNNNNNNNNNNNNNNNNNNNNNNNNNNNNNNNNNNNNNNNNNNNNNNNNNNNNNNNNNNNNNNNNNNNNNNNNNNNNNNNNNNNNNNNNNNNNNNNNNNNNNNNNNNNNNNNNNNNNNNNNNNNNNNNNNNNNNNNNNNNNNNNNNNNNNNNNNNNNNNNNNNNNNNNNNNNNNNNNNNNNNNNNNNNNNNNNNNNNNNNNNNNNNNNNNNNNNNNNNNNNNNNNNNNNNNNNNNNNNNNNNNNNNNNNNNNNNNNNNNNNNNNNNNNNNNNNNNNNNNNNNNNNNNNNNNNNNNNNNNNNNN
The sequence above is a segment of the Camelina sativa cultivar DH55 chromosome 10, Cs, whole genome shotgun sequence genome. Coding sequences within it:
- the LOC104716431 gene encoding methylesterase 9, producing the protein MKHYILVHGGCHGAWCWYKVKPVLEDSGHCVTLVDLTASGLNMSKLEEIQTLEDYTKPLLEVLDSLDSDEKVVLVAHSLGGISVALAADMFPSKISVAVFITSFMPDTTNPPSYVFEKYLGSVLEEDRMNMEFGTYRTNDRPLTTILLGTKYLAKKMYQLSPVEDFELAKTLVRVGPAVTRNLTGTGSLTEEGYGSVTRVYIVCQEGKGLTEELQRWIIDNFPVEEVIEIKDADHMPMFSKPLELCDRLLKIADKYA
- the LOC104716433 gene encoding methylesterase 9 — protein: MMKQYVLVHGGCHGAWCWYKVKPLLERSGHRVTVVDLTASGVNVSRVEEIQTLEDLAKPLLNVLDSFGSDDKVILVAHSLGGIPAALAADMFASKISAAVFVTSFMPDTKNPPSYVFEKHVGTISEKERMNLEFGSYGTNDRPLMTVLLGPKYLEKMYLLSPIEDFELAKALVRVTPAITSNLTGTKSLTEQGYGSINRVYIVCGEDKGLSVDYQRWIIENFPVKEVMEIKDADHMPMFSKPLELCDCLLKIADKYA